From a region of the Laspinema palackyanum D2c genome:
- a CDS encoding ribonuclease R family protein, translating into MDFSIATLLANFTDDKSVAPKILEKKLGCQDEKSTRYLQIALDALEKIGVLVKDKGRYRRVWEESLVEAKLRCSSKGFCFAIQDTEGTEDIYIRECHLSNAWNGDRVLVNIIKEGSRRRSPEGEVKLILERANPSVLARVKQTGNRYLAVPLDDRLLFELDLKQNGVSLADAVEHLVHVEVLRYALGSNPPLGRVAQILGSDAEDANDLDIVCCKHDLPRAFPQVVLDAIADLPKPLRKAEIKGRLDLRSLQTIALMPASRLRSSIPTVEQAFSLETLKSGEWRLSIHVSDVAHYVKPDTALDREARKRSVSAHLGDMVLPIIPEQLALDSCSLLTGEDRLAVSVLVILDDDGVVDFEIKPSVIKVDYQVSDRQAQPILDKLQEKHLDPEIIPAWWLEFRERQKSLEEPEPLPEAIAQTLEKMFQLSYAMQNWRRARGGFDLNLPPNQYGICPSVYNDEGAEGAISLSSHMTAQGMLCEFTILANQLVATHLQQLGVPGIYRIQAAPDLEQVDELIKLASNMGVEVLLDDPEEVTPIDFQDFTEVFAASGCERVLTYLLEDTLKPASYSTNPGSHFGLALSTGYTHFCSPVQRYADLLVQRLLKTVFEEGRDRKSARSKEYVDLHSSHSHGEISWNVLPPTTHSDFESHFATIVGHLSDREKLTHEAEADLQGLKKAGLMKARTGETFSGLITGVQSYGFFVEIEVEGPEGIPLRLEGLVHVSSLKDDWYEYRSRLQTLVGRKNRKQYSLGDIVEVQVKSVDYYRQQIDLVAVGGGSEASGEDYTEYRERERNYYDYEEDI; encoded by the coding sequence ATGGACTTTTCAATCGCTACACTACTGGCAAATTTTACCGATGATAAATCGGTCGCTCCCAAGATCTTAGAGAAGAAATTGGGGTGTCAGGATGAAAAAAGCACGCGCTACTTACAAATCGCGCTCGATGCGTTGGAAAAAATCGGCGTGCTTGTTAAGGATAAAGGTCGATATCGGCGGGTTTGGGAAGAAAGTCTCGTAGAAGCAAAACTGCGCTGCTCTAGCAAGGGGTTTTGCTTTGCGATTCAGGATACGGAGGGGACGGAGGATATTTACATCCGCGAATGCCATTTGAGTAATGCTTGGAATGGCGATCGCGTGTTGGTGAATATCATTAAAGAAGGCTCTCGTCGTCGTTCTCCTGAAGGCGAGGTGAAGTTAATCCTCGAACGTGCCAACCCGTCGGTACTGGCAAGAGTCAAGCAAACGGGAAATCGCTATTTAGCGGTTCCTTTAGACGATCGCTTGTTATTTGAACTGGACCTCAAACAAAATGGGGTTTCCCTCGCCGATGCCGTCGAACATCTGGTTCATGTCGAAGTGTTGCGTTATGCTCTCGGCAGCAATCCCCCCCTCGGGCGCGTCGCACAAATCCTGGGATCCGATGCAGAAGATGCCAATGATCTGGATATTGTTTGCTGTAAGCATGACTTGCCTCGCGCTTTCCCCCAAGTTGTTCTCGATGCGATCGCCGATTTACCCAAACCCCTGCGAAAGGCTGAGATTAAAGGGCGCTTAGACCTCCGCAGTCTCCAAACCATTGCTTTGATGCCCGCATCCAGACTCCGCAGTTCCATTCCCACGGTGGAACAAGCTTTTAGTCTGGAAACGCTCAAAAGTGGCGAGTGGCGTCTATCCATTCACGTATCAGATGTCGCCCACTATGTCAAGCCAGATACGGCGTTGGATCGGGAAGCTCGCAAGCGATCGGTGTCGGCACATCTAGGGGATATGGTATTGCCGATTATTCCTGAACAGTTGGCTTTGGATTCCTGCTCGTTGCTGACGGGGGAAGACCGCCTCGCGGTTTCGGTGTTAGTCATTTTAGATGATGATGGGGTGGTGGATTTTGAAATTAAACCCAGTGTCATCAAGGTTGATTATCAAGTGAGCGATCGCCAAGCACAACCGATTCTGGATAAATTGCAGGAAAAACACCTTGATCCCGAAATCATCCCCGCTTGGTGGTTGGAGTTTCGAGAACGTCAAAAATCTCTGGAAGAGCCTGAACCTTTACCGGAGGCGATCGCTCAAACTCTGGAAAAAATGTTCCAACTCAGCTATGCCATGCAAAACTGGCGGCGCGCGCGCGGGGGATTTGACCTGAATCTGCCCCCCAACCAATATGGCATTTGCCCCTCGGTTTATAACGATGAAGGTGCAGAGGGGGCGATTTCTCTGTCTTCTCACATGACCGCCCAAGGGATGCTCTGTGAATTTACAATTCTGGCTAACCAACTGGTCGCCACTCACTTGCAGCAATTAGGGGTTCCGGGAATTTACCGCATCCAAGCGGCACCGGACCTGGAACAAGTCGATGAGCTGATCAAACTCGCCAGTAATATGGGGGTAGAAGTCCTGCTTGATGACCCCGAAGAAGTGACTCCCATTGACTTCCAAGACTTTACTGAGGTCTTTGCCGCCTCTGGGTGCGAGCGAGTTCTCACTTATCTCTTGGAAGATACCTTAAAACCTGCCAGCTATAGCACAAATCCGGGTTCTCACTTCGGACTGGCTTTAAGCACAGGTTATACTCACTTCTGCTCCCCCGTCCAGCGGTATGCGGACCTGTTGGTCCAACGCTTGTTAAAAACGGTGTTTGAAGAAGGACGCGATCGCAAATCCGCTCGGTCTAAAGAATACGTCGATCTGCACAGCAGTCACAGTCACGGCGAAATCTCTTGGAACGTTCTGCCTCCCACGACTCACAGCGACTTTGAGAGTCATTTTGCCACTATCGTCGGTCACCTGAGCGATCGCGAAAAGCTCACCCACGAAGCAGAAGCGGACCTCCAAGGACTCAAAAAAGCCGGACTGATGAAGGCACGCACCGGCGAAACCTTCAGCGGATTAATCACCGGCGTTCAATCCTACGGATTCTTTGTCGAAATCGAAGTCGAAGGACCCGAAGGCATTCCTCTGCGTCTGGAAGGACTTGTCCATGTTTCCTCCCTCAAAGATGACTGGTATGAGTATCGTTCTCGCCTGCAAACTCTCGTTGGTCGGAAAAATCGCAAGCAATACAGCTTAGGCGATATCGTCGAAGTTCAAGTTAA